In Paraburkholderia sp. PGU19, the sequence CACGATCATCGGGTTCAACGAACAACTGATCGTTCCGCATGGCGGGCAGCCGTTCGTTTATGGCGGCGCGATCGGCCCTGTCGACGTGCCGGATGCCGTTCGTCAGCAGATCACAGCCGCAATCGATTCAATCGTCTCGCGCACGCGGCTCAAGGGGCTCAACAGTCTCGACTTCATTGTCGATGGCGAGCGTTGCTTCGTGCTCGAAGTCAATGCAAGACCGTCGGCCACGATGTCACTCTATGAGCGCGTCTCCAACCGTTCGCTGCTGTCGCTGCATGTGCGCGCGTGCGCAGGCGCAGCACTCGACACCGACACATCGGGCATCTATGAGCACACGGCATCGCTATGCGCAGAGCAGATCGTCTTCGCCGATCGCGACCGCACGGTGTCGCCCGAATTTGTCCAGCGCGCGCTGAATCTCGGCTGGTGCCACGACATCCCCGTCACCGGCAGTTTCATCGCGGCAGGCGCGCCGTTGTGCAGCGTATCGGCTTTCTGTGCGCACGGCACCCAGACGGCCACCGTGCGCGCCGAACTCGCCGCCCGCGCGGCAACCATCGCATCCATCGACACCACCAGGAAACCTGGCCATGCAGACCTCCTCCTCCCTCGCTGACGTTTCGACATCGGCGGCTGCGTCGTCTTCGACTCTGAGCGTCAACACACTCGTGCGGCCTTTGATCGCCAGTCTGCTGGAACGGCACGCGGAACTGGGCATCGCAGTTCAGCGCGACGCACGCGGCGTCACAATCGTCGACGCCGGTATCGACACGCCCGGCAGCGTCGCCGCCGGCATCGCGATCGGCGAAATATGCATGGGCGGCCTGGGCCGGGTCACGCTGCGTGCCGCCGCGTCACGCAACGCGGCGCACGAATGGCCGACGTTCGTCGACATCGCCAGCGCGCAACCCGTGCTGGCTTGCCTCGCCTCGCAGTACGCGGGCTGGAGCCTCGCAGCCAGCAAGGAGGAAACGGGCGGCAAGAAGTTCTTTGCGCTCGGCTCAGGACCAGCACGCGCGCTCGCCTGCAAGGAACCGCTTTTCGATGAACTGGCTTATCGCGACGTCGTGGCGACGGGCTGTCTCGTGCTCGAAGTGGACCGCGCGCCACCCGCAGTCGTCATCGAGAAGATCCTGCGCGACTGCAAGCTGCAGCCGCGCAATCTGACGCTGATTCTCACGCCGACAGCAAGCCGCGCGGGCACCACGCAAGTGGTCGCGCGCGCACTCGAAGTCGCGCTGCACAAAGCGCATGAACTGGGTTTCCCGCTCAGCGACATTGGCGAAGGTTCCGCCAGCGCGCCGTTGCCGCCGCCCGCCCAGGACCCTGTCGAAGCCATGGGCCGCACCAACGATGCGATCCTGTACGGAGGCCGTGTCCATCTCACCGTGACGGGCAGTGACGAAGCCGCCCGCGAGCTTGCGCGAGCGCTGCCCTCGTCGGCGTCGAAAGACTTTGGCCGCCCGTTTGCAGATGTATTCAAGGAGTACGAATACGATTTCTACAAGATCGATCCCGCGCTCTTCGCGCCCGCCGAAGTCTGGGTGAGCAATCTCGCCACAGGGCGCACCTTCCACGCGGGCACGACCCGTTTCGATCTTCTGCGTCCGCTCTGGCTCGAAGAGGTCTGAGATGATAGGCACCGCGCTCTGCGTCGCGATCATGACGGACGAAACCGGCTGGCATACGTCGCGCCTCAAGCGCGCACTGCGCGCACGCGGCGCGACCGGCCGCTGCATCGATCTTGCCGATTGCCGCTTCGACACCATGTACGCACCGCACGGACTCGCGATTCCGGGCTATGGGCGCGGACTGCCTGATGCCGTCATCGTGCGCGGCATCGCGGGCGGAACGTTCGAACAGGTCACCGTGCGGCTTGGCATCCTGCACGCGCTGCGGGAACTCGGCGTACCCGTCTACAACGACGCACGCGCGATCGAACGCAGCGTCGATAAATCGATGACCACGTTTCTGCTGCATCGGGCGGGCATTCCTACGCCGCCGACCTGGGTCACCGAATCCGCCCCGTTCGCACAACGCGTGCTGATGCGGGAAAGCGCCACAGGTCATGATCTCGTGATAAAGCCGCTATTTGGCTCGCAAGGCAAAGGCGTTGCACGGATCGGCGCGACTAGCGAGGGTTGTGAACCGCTGCCTGCACTGAAAGCGTATGGGCAACTCGCGTATTTGCAGCGTCTGGTCAGGCCCATCAGCACGCCCGGCTACGACTGGCGCGTGATGGTGATCGGCGGCAAGGCCGTGACTGCCATGCGCAGGGTCAGCGAACACTGGGTGCATAACGTCGCACAAGGCGCACGCTGCGAAGCGGCGGAACTCGACGAACCGCTCGCGACACTCGCCGAACGCGCCAGCGCCGCGCTCGGACTCGACTACGCGGGCGTCGACCTGATTCCGTGCGACGACAATCCGTACTGCGCGACTGTCATCGAAGTCAATGGCGTCGCGGCGTGGCGCGGGCTGCAAACGGTGACACCGTTCGATATCGCGGGCTGTATCGTCGATGATCTGTTGAACCGCCGGATGGCGCTTGCGGATCAAGCAAGCCACGTCAAGGAAGTCGCGTGATGTTCGATGCCCGCCCTCATCTGATCGAGGAAGCGTTCGTGTGGGCGTGCACGCTCGACGTCGCGTGTGCAAAGCCCGGCAACGTCAGCTTCGGCGCGCCCGGCCACAGGATGACGGCCGATCTCTTCATCGCCAGCGCACAAGCGGCTAGTGCTGCGTTGACGGGTCGAGGCACTTCGGTGGGTGAGCGGATCGAACGCGCGGTGAGTCTGTCGATGGGCGCCGCCGGGTGCAATACCAACCTGGGTATCGTGTTGCTGTGCGCGCCGCTCGCGCACGCGTTCGAAGCGATGCAGCCAATGGACGCCACACCCACCGCGCACGATACCCGCCTCGCGATACGCGCAACGCTCTCCCGTCTGGATATCGCGGATGCATGCGCCGCCTATCGCGCGATTGCGCTCGCCAATCCGGGCGGTCTCGGCGACGCGCCCAGCCAGAATGTCGGGACCGAACCGACCGTTGATCTGCTCAGCGCGATGGCGCTCGCGAGCGACCGCGACAGCATCGCGCGGCAATACGCGAACGGTTTCGTCGATGTGCTCGGATTTGGACTCATGCAGTTTCGCGCCGGATTGGATGATGGACCCGTCGATCAGCCGCGTCTGTTGCGAGCGGTGCTCAGAACCTGGCTTGGCTTTCTATCGCACTGGCCCGACTCGCATATCACGCGCAAGCACGGTATCGCGCTTGCGCGGCAGGTCAGCGACGATGCCCGCGCATGGCACGCTCAGACCGCGCTGGACCCCGTCAAGCTCGCCGCATGGGACAACGTGCTGAAACGCGACGGCATCAATCCGGGCACGAGCGCGGATCTCACGGTCGCGACGCTGTTTGCGGCCGCTTGCCTCGACCCGTCACTACTGCGCGTTGCCTGCGCGCCAGCCGAAAGCTGCATATAGGTGCGGGCACGCGAAGTCCGCGCATACCGCACGTGCTTCACGCATGCAGTGCTCACGGCCATCGCACGGTTCGCTCGATCGTCACGCCCACCGCTTTCACGTTCGCGAACTTGTTCGGCTTGGCAAGCGACACGCGCACCCAGTGCGCGCCAAAATCGACGAGCAGCATCTGCGCGACCGACTCCGCCAGCGCCTCCAGCAATTGCATCTTGTGCGCGGCGAGCAGCGACTCCAACGCAGTGTGCACCTTGCTGTAATCGATCGTATCGCCGATCCGGTCCGTGTCGCAGGCGTGACTGTGCGGCACGCCTGCCCACAGATCCATGCGCACGGGTTGCCGGTCGTGCAGTTCGTCGGGATCGATGCCGATCACCGTCTCGCCCTCAAAGCCTTCGATAAAGATGAGGTCCATCTCGGATGAAGCGAGATGCGGCCGCTCAATCACATTCCTGTCGATCACGTTCATTGGGGTTCCTCATAGACGGTCCGTCGCGTCTTCTCATGCAAGAAGCGGCCCAGGCACGAATGTCGCAAGCGGAATGTCGCAAGCAATTGACACGAACGCCCTCGCAGGAACCCACACGCATCGCGCAAGCACGCCACGCCGCCGCATCAGGCACGAGTCCCGGCCGGCAAGACAGCGCGTCACGCGGCAAGAGATTGATGACGAGGGGTCGCAATATGTATCGCAAACTGAACAACCTGGCTGCCGGACCGACCATGACCCACACGCGCTCCTTGCCCTACGACATCGAATCCGCTCCAGCCCGCTTTGCGTGGGCGGTGACGGGCTCCGGTCACGGGCTGGTCGAATCGCTGGAGATCGCGGCCACGCTTCTGCCGCA encodes:
- a CDS encoding ATP-grasp domain-containing protein — encoded protein: MSPPVVVVASLCARMLAESARRAGWRVIVLDLFGDTDTRRASGMWHPIGDAASLSIDPQRVREALDTASRTPNVIGWIAGAGFEAHRDLLDDRRIPLAMIGNARESYDAVRDPARFFALLDDAGIPHPETQWQAPIDPAGWLEKDANGTGGMHIRHAAQWHAADGPTPSGDGRYFQRHQPGRSMSALFIADTRKATIIGFNEQLIVPHGGQPFVYGGAIGPVDVPDAVRQQITAAIDSIVSRTRLKGLNSLDFIVDGERCFVLEVNARPSATMSLYERVSNRSLLSLHVRACAGAALDTDTSGIYEHTASLCAEQIVFADRDRTVSPEFVQRALNLGWCHDIPVTGSFIAAGAPLCSVSAFCAHGTQTATVRAELAARAATIASIDTTRKPGHADLLLPR
- the mch gene encoding methenyltetrahydromethanopterin cyclohydrolase, translated to MQTSSSLADVSTSAAASSSTLSVNTLVRPLIASLLERHAELGIAVQRDARGVTIVDAGIDTPGSVAAGIAIGEICMGGLGRVTLRAAASRNAAHEWPTFVDIASAQPVLACLASQYAGWSLAASKEETGGKKFFALGSGPARALACKEPLFDELAYRDVVATGCLVLEVDRAPPAVVIEKILRDCKLQPRNLTLILTPTASRAGTTQVVARALEVALHKAHELGFPLSDIGEGSASAPLPPPAQDPVEAMGRTNDAILYGGRVHLTVTGSDEAARELARALPSSASKDFGRPFADVFKEYEYDFYKIDPALFAPAEVWVSNLATGRTFHAGTTRFDLLRPLWLEEV
- a CDS encoding RimK family alpha-L-glutamate ligase; the protein is MIGTALCVAIMTDETGWHTSRLKRALRARGATGRCIDLADCRFDTMYAPHGLAIPGYGRGLPDAVIVRGIAGGTFEQVTVRLGILHALRELGVPVYNDARAIERSVDKSMTTFLLHRAGIPTPPTWVTESAPFAQRVLMRESATGHDLVIKPLFGSQGKGVARIGATSEGCEPLPALKAYGQLAYLQRLVRPISTPGYDWRVMVIGGKAVTAMRRVSEHWVHNVAQGARCEAAELDEPLATLAERASAALGLDYAGVDLIPCDDNPYCATVIEVNGVAAWRGLQTVTPFDIAGCIVDDLLNRRMALADQASHVKEVA
- a CDS encoding triphosphoribosyl-dephospho-CoA synthase; the protein is MFDARPHLIEEAFVWACTLDVACAKPGNVSFGAPGHRMTADLFIASAQAASAALTGRGTSVGERIERAVSLSMGAAGCNTNLGIVLLCAPLAHAFEAMQPMDATPTAHDTRLAIRATLSRLDIADACAAYRAIALANPGGLGDAPSQNVGTEPTVDLLSAMALASDRDSIARQYANGFVDVLGFGLMQFRAGLDDGPVDQPRLLRAVLRTWLGFLSHWPDSHITRKHGIALARQVSDDARAWHAQTALDPVKLAAWDNVLKRDGINPGTSADLTVATLFAAACLDPSLLRVACAPAESCI
- a CDS encoding dihydroneopterin aldolase translates to MNVIDRNVIERPHLASSEMDLIFIEGFEGETVIGIDPDELHDRQPVRMDLWAGVPHSHACDTDRIGDTIDYSKVHTALESLLAAHKMQLLEALAESVAQMLLVDFGAHWVRVSLAKPNKFANVKAVGVTIERTVRWP